The genomic region GTTCGGACTGATCACCGGCGTGCTCTTCGGCGTCCTGCTCCAGCGCTGCGAGGTCATCCGCTACGACCGCCAGCTCGGGGCGCTGCGGCTGCGGGACATGACCATCGTGAAGTTCATGCTCAGCACCGTGGTGGTGGGCATGATCGGCGTCCACCTCCTGCTGGACCTGGGCCTGGTCAAGCTCTCGGTCAAGGCCGCGGTGCTCGGCGGGGTCATCCCGGGCGGGCTCATCTTCGGCCTGGGCTGGGGCCTGGCGGGCTACTGCCCGGGCACGGCCGCCGGGGCCCTGGGCGAGGGCCGCCTGGACGCGCTCTGGGCCATCCTGGGCATGCTCGTGGGCGCGGGGCTCTATGCCGAGGCCTACCCCGCGCTCAAGGCGGGCCTGCTTACCTGGGGCGACTACGGCAAGATCGCCCTGCCCCAGGTCCTGGGGCTGAACCACTGGCCGATCATCGCGGTGATCACGCTCGGCGCGCTGCTCCTGTTCCGCTGGTTCGAGAAGAAGGGGCTGTAAAGGAAAAGGGCGGCGGCCTCGCGGCCGTCCGCCCTTCACCGCGCCGGATCGCGGTCCCTTCGACTGCCCCCCGCCCGGCCAGGACGCGACCCGAACCTCCGGGGTTCGGGCCCCTCCCGGCCCTGTCCGGGCTGGAAGCGGGGTCCGGCTCTCGCCGGGCCTGCACTCTTTTCGGCGGTTCCGCTTCCAGGGTTTAGGGGCCCGGGCGCGAAAGAACGGAAAAACCCGCGCTTGACAGGGCGGGCCCCAGGCCGCAAAAAAAACATAGTCCGCTGTGCAACCCCGGAGGCGGCCATGTCCAAGGAATCCGACGATCATCCCGGCGAACTGCTCGCTCTCGCGGCCCGGCTCTGGGCCCAATCCCTGGCCGCCCGGCTGGCGGACCTGGGCCTGGCCCCGGGCCAGGTTCCGGTGCTGCGCCGCCTGCGCGGGCGCGACGGCCTGACCCAGGCCGAACTCTGCCTCCAGGTGGGCGTGGAGCAACCCACCATGGCCAACACCCTCAAGCGCATGGCCCGCGACGGCCTCATCCGCCGCGCCGCCGACCCGGGCGACCGGCGGCGGACGCTGTTGCGCCTGAGCTCCCGGGCGCGGGGACTGCTGGAGGGGCTGGATCTGGCCCTGGCGGACGTGGAGCGGACGGCCTTCCGGGACTTTTCGGACCAGGAGCGGGAAATACTGGCGCGGCTCATGTCCGCGCTGTGCGGCAACCTGCGCGCCGACCGGGCCGAGGACGTGCTCGTGCTCCTGGACGTGGTGGCCGAGGAGGGGGAGGCCGGAACCCCGGCCTCAGACGCCTGAGGACGCCCCGTCGGAGAGGATGTCGGCCAGTTCGCGGATCACGCCC from Desulfovibrio aminophilus harbors:
- a CDS encoding DUF6691 family protein translates to MDLWFGLITGVLFGVLLQRCEVIRYDRQLGALRLRDMTIVKFMLSTVVVGMIGVHLLLDLGLVKLSVKAAVLGGVIPGGLIFGLGWGLAGYCPGTAAGALGEGRLDALWAILGMLVGAGLYAEAYPALKAGLLTWGDYGKIALPQVLGLNHWPIIAVITLGALLLFRWFEKKGL
- a CDS encoding MarR family winged helix-turn-helix transcriptional regulator; its protein translation is MSKESDDHPGELLALAARLWAQSLAARLADLGLAPGQVPVLRRLRGRDGLTQAELCLQVGVEQPTMANTLKRMARDGLIRRAADPGDRRRTLLRLSSRARGLLEGLDLALADVERTAFRDFSDQEREILARLMSALCGNLRADRAEDVLVLLDVVAEEGEAGTPASDA